In the genome of Lactobacillus intestinalis, the window TACATATTTTTCAAGGTAAAACTGGAGGTTCCCATTCCCACATGTTAAAACCTCCTTTTTCTTTAATTTAATAGTGTTTTAACATGATTCTAAAGGCTTGAAGTTGAATGTGGTCAAAAAACCACACTAAAATTTCCAGTTCTTTACTTGCTCATACCCTATGTCAATTAACTCTTGTTTTAATTTTTTTGCTAAAGTAATGTTTCCGGTAATTGCAGCCAAACTCAACTTAACTAGTCCTTTATAGGCCAACAGTGAAGTATCATCACTATTCAAAATATAGTCTTTTATTTGAACCATTGTTTCGTTTAATGGGATTTTACGTTCATAGCAAGCTCGAAGATAGTTAACGCTGGCTATGGCAAATCTTTTGATATCTAATTCTGATAAATTATCATTCTTTATTATCTTGTTAGCATAACTTTGCATTAAGTAATTTAATTGCTCATTAGTAAAAATAGGCATAACATTTGCAAACAATCTAATGGCTTCAATGTTATTACTTAAATTATCCTTTTTATCTAGCTGCTCGAATATCTTAATCTTAATATGTTCATCTAAATCATTAATGGCATGTTTTAGATAAGCAACTGTCACTATTGATCTTAGTTTTAAAATTTCTTCATGTTTTAAGTTCATTATTTTGTTATGAACATTTTGAATTTTAACTAAATCTCGATTATTAAAAGCAGATCGCATATTACTTTCTAATTCTATTTTATAAAGTAATTTACTAGGCGCATAATTAGAACTAATATTATTAAAAAATTCATTTATATTAATATCATGCATAAAAATAAGACGTACTAACGCCTCAGAACCTATATTACGCATGTTTTTCTCAACTTTATTATAAGACGAAGGATCAATAATTGTTCCAGCCATCTTTCTAACAGAAAGACCTCTTTTGATTCGCTCTTTTTTTAATGCCTCACCTATTGTCATATTACCATCCTCAAATTATATAGTTTGACTCTACAATAATACTTTCCGTTGAGAATAATATTCTCAAATGATTTTTAGATTGTATATCTATCTCAATCACATCACTTATACCATAACTTAAAAATATTATTTCTTCTGTATATTAATACTATTTCCCAGGAAATGGAAATAAAAAAATCCATATCTCACGATATGGATTTAGGATTAATTATCTACTTTTTAACTTTGGAGTAACGACCATTTTGAATGTAAACACTCAAAATTGCCAAGTCAGCTGGGTTAACACCTGAGATTCTTTCAGCTTGGGCTAAAGTTTCAGGCTTAATCTTTTCAAACTTTTGGCGTGCTTCAGTAGCTAAGCCCTCAATCTTACTGTAATCAATGTCAGTTGGAATCTTCTTAGCTTCTTGACGGTGCAAGCGGTTAATGCGAACTTCTTCCTTCTTGATGTAGCCAGCATATTTGATGTTGATTTCTACTTGTTCCTTTACATAACGGTCTGAAGAAATCGTTTCTCCAGTTAATCTTTCAATATCATCAATCGTTACACGCGGACGACGCAAGAAGACATCAGCTTTTACCCCAGCACTCATCTTGTCATCGCCAATGCTTTCAAGGTAAGCTTGAATTTCTTCTGTTGGGTGAATAGTAATTTGGGCTAACTTTTCCTTGGCTTCTTTAATGGCTTCTTTTTTAGCTTCAAATTCTGCATAACGTTCATCTGAAATCAAACCAAATTGATGGCCATAATCAGTCAAGCGCAAGTCCGCATTATCATGACGCAGAATAAGTCTATATTCCGCTCTAGAGGTTAAAAGACGGTATGGCTCATTAGTACCCTTAGTTACCAGATCATCGATTAGAACGCCAATATAAGCCTCATCACGGCCTAAAGTAAATCCTGGCTTATCTTGTGCACGAAGCGCCGCATTAATTCCAGCAATCAAACCTTGTCCGGCAGCTTCTTCATAGCCAGAAGTTCCATTCATTTGACCAGCAGTAAAAAGATTTTTGATATTCTTTGTTTCCAAAGTATGCTTCAATTGCCATGGATCGATCACATCATATTCAATAGCATAACCTGGACGCATCATTTCTGCATGTTCAAGCCCACTAATTGAATGAAGCATCTTAAGTTGAACTTCTTCTGGCATGGAAGTAGAGAAGTCTCCAACATAAATTTCCTTGGTATCCCTACCTTCAGGTTCTAAGAAAAGTTGATGACGGTCCTTATCCGCAAAACGCACTACCTTAGTTTCAATAGATGGGCAATAACGTGGTCCTACCCCTACAATATCACCAGAAAACATTGGAGAACGGTCCAAATTATTATTAATAATATTATGAGTAACTGGATTAGTATAAGTCATCCAACATGAAATTTGGTTCTTTAAATAATCCTCATCCTTACTTTCATATGAAAAATGACGTGGAACTTTATCTCCAGGTTCTTCTTCGGTCTTAGAATAATCAATGGTATTCCCATTTACACGGGGAGGAGTACCAGTCTTAAAACGACGAAGTTTAAAACCAAGCTTTTCCAAATTCTCAGATAATTTAATTGCCGCAATAGTATTGTTAGGACCTGATGAATAATTAAGTTCTCCAATAAAAATTCGTCCACGGGCTGCAGTTCCAGTAGTCAAAACTACACTTTTAGCATGATATTTTGCCCCAGTATTTGTAACTACCCCTTTACATACGCCATCTTCAACAATTAATTCATCAACCATTCCTTGACGTAAGGTCAAATTAGGTGTGTTTTCAATAACATCCTTCATATGCTCATGATATTGCCACTTATCAGCTTGGGCACGCAACGCACGCACTGCAGGGCCTTTCCCCGTATTAAGCATCCTCATCTGAATATAAGTAGCATCGATATTTTTACCCATTTGACCGCCAAGAGCGTCAATTTCACGAACAACCGTCCCTTTAGCTGGGCCTCCCACTGAGGGATTACATGGCATAAAAGCCACCATATCAAGCCCAATCGTAACTAAAAGCGTCTTTTGTCCCATATGTGCACTAGCTAGCGCCGCTTCACTGCCGGCATGCCCAGCACCAACAACTATAACGTCATATTCATTTGAATCGTATGTCTTCATCATTTCCCCCTACTTACCTAAACAGAATTGACTGAACAATTGATTAATCAATTCATCTGGTGCACTATCTCCAGTAATTTCACCTAAAGTATCCCACGCACCATTAAAATCAATTTGAGCAATATCAACTGGAACATCATTATTAACTGCATCAATCACATCTTCCAGTTCACCCTTCGCCTTTTTAAGAAGAGCCACTTGGCGTTGATTTGTGACTAAAACTTGATCATTTGAATTTTCAATTCCGCTAAAGAATAATTCTTTAATTGCACCTTCAAGTTCCTCAAGATTCTTTTCTTTTAAAATTGAAGTTGAGATAATTTCACTATGTGTAAGTTCTTTAACTTCATCCACAGATAGTTTTTGCCCCAAGTCTGTTTTGTTTAAAACGATGATTCGCTTCTTTGGTTCTGTTAACTTTATCAACATCTTATCCTCATCACTTAATTCTTTGCTAGAATCAAGTAATAGAAGAACCAAATCAGCTTTTTCTA includes:
- a CDS encoding helix-turn-helix domain-containing protein yields the protein MTIGEALKKERIKRGLSVRKMAGTIIDPSSYNKVEKNMRNIGSEALVRLIFMHDININEFFNNISSNYAPSKLLYKIELESNMRSAFNNRDLVKIQNVHNKIMNLKHEEILKLRSIVTVAYLKHAINDLDEHIKIKIFEQLDKKDNLSNNIEAIRLFANVMPIFTNEQLNYLMQSYANKIIKNDNLSELDIKRFAIASVNYLRACYERKIPLNETMVQIKDYILNSDDTSLLAYKGLVKLSLAAITGNITLAKKLKQELIDIGYEQVKNWKF
- the mnmG gene encoding tRNA uridine-5-carboxymethylaminomethyl(34) synthesis enzyme MnmG; protein product: MMKTYDSNEYDVIVVGAGHAGSEAALASAHMGQKTLLVTIGLDMVAFMPCNPSVGGPAKGTVVREIDALGGQMGKNIDATYIQMRMLNTGKGPAVRALRAQADKWQYHEHMKDVIENTPNLTLRQGMVDELIVEDGVCKGVVTNTGAKYHAKSVVLTTGTAARGRIFIGELNYSSGPNNTIAAIKLSENLEKLGFKLRRFKTGTPPRVNGNTIDYSKTEEEPGDKVPRHFSYESKDEDYLKNQISCWMTYTNPVTHNIINNNLDRSPMFSGDIVGVGPRYCPSIETKVVRFADKDRHQLFLEPEGRDTKEIYVGDFSTSMPEEVQLKMLHSISGLEHAEMMRPGYAIEYDVIDPWQLKHTLETKNIKNLFTAGQMNGTSGYEEAAGQGLIAGINAALRAQDKPGFTLGRDEAYIGVLIDDLVTKGTNEPYRLLTSRAEYRLILRHDNADLRLTDYGHQFGLISDERYAEFEAKKEAIKEAKEKLAQITIHPTEEIQAYLESIGDDKMSAGVKADVFLRRPRVTIDDIERLTGETISSDRYVKEQVEINIKYAGYIKKEEVRINRLHRQEAKKIPTDIDYSKIEGLATEARQKFEKIKPETLAQAERISGVNPADLAILSVYIQNGRYSKVKK